The sequence gaacctcccctcccccaaccccctacAGGGATTCTTTTCAACCCCCCTTAGGCCCGTTGGACCCCCCTCCTCTCCCGTAGGCTACCCACCGCAGCCCTCTTGTTCTGCCTCCTCGCGAGCCGGGTATCTCCTCTTAgcacctcccttcccccaccccctactGGGATTCCGCCCCCTCCCCTGTGCTGGGTGGGGGTGTCCTTACTCCCTCAGGGCTGCTTATCTCCCTCCGGGCTGCTTAGGCGTCTCCTCTACCCCCCAGATCTCCCCTCCAGGAGGgatccccgccccgcccccacctccctctctgggACTTCCCCTTGCTCTTTTCGCTCCCCCATCCTCCCCCGGCGGGGCTCCCCCCAGCCCCGTGACTCCCCCGGGGCCGCCGGGGTTTTCCTCGCGCGCCCACGTGGGGCTCCGTGGAAAGGTCGCGCGGCCTGGGCTGGTCCCCGGGTCGggtcgccccccccccccacctggtTCCCAGGCCCGAGGTGcagggctgaggggaggggaTGTTGCGCAGGTGTCGCGAGCCCACACAGCAGGCTCCGGGCAGGAAGACTGAAGCCGGAGTTCCAGCCGGGCTGCGCTCctaaccgccccccacccccgccgcagGGGGTCACCCACTTGAGACTTTGATAGAACAAGGAGGTGGACGGCCAGGCCTCACAGTTTCGATTTAGAGGCAAAACGTAGCCGCGTGCCAAGCCCAGCTGGGCCGGGAGCACGACTTCCTCGGGTATTTTGCTGCTTGTTGATTTAAGTTTgaggaatgaaaaaaatttttttttcttcagtggaGTGAAGAGGCCCATCCTAGGATGGAGCAGGCTTGGGTGGGGGGGTGCCCTCTGGGAGATCCCCAAAGTTCTTCCTACTAGGCCCTAGCTCAGGGGCAGCTCTGAGCTCCAAGCCCACCTCGCTGTGTGGTCACAGGTGGCCCCTTGACCTCTCTGGAGCTGCGCTGCGGTGGCGGCTGAATAGGCAGGGGCTGCAGCCAGCCCCCCAGGGGTGCGTCTTCATGTGCCCAGAACCTGGGGTTGGCTCCAGCACCGCCTGTAACAGCAGCCACACGGCGGCCAGGTTTCGTAATAAACCGGTCTTTTAATTGCTACGGGGCAGGACggggggagaagaaaaaaaagaggcaaagatTTGTTGGACTTGGGTGGCGCCGGCTGCAGAGAGAAGAGGCACTGTTTTTGCAAGGAGCCTGGAGCGGCTAACTCGGACTTAAGTAACACTTCCTGGTGAGCCTGCAGGAGGGGGTGCAGGGGCACACTGCTGGGGTGGGAGGGCGTAGTGGGGGCTGGTCCCTCACAGGGACTGCAAATACACAAGAACCcagaagctttaaaaatttattacaaGGCATCATAGTAgaagtaaaaatatatgtatctgtAAGCTTCCCCTCTGTCTTTCAGTGGTTCAAGTAACAAGTGCAAGTAACAAAATAGATTGTCAATATACTGAGTTTGCAAGCTGGGAGTTCATGGGTACAGAGCAACATGAGCCCCTGCTCCCAAGTCCCAAAGTTATTGTCCTGGCCGGGCTGCCGACCCTAGGCCAACCAAGGCCCGTTTTTTGCAGATGTCAGCTCGGGTCTCAAGAAGGGTGGGGGCTGCAGTCGTcagtcccaccccacccccgaagTGTGGAGCCCAGGCCCTCCTTGGTAGGGGAAGCAAGCAGCTCCCTGGCTCCTGCGTCTGCTCTGTCACCAGGCCTGAGCTCCCGGGTCCCCTCTCCTGCTGGCCCGGGTCCTGTCTTCTCCTCACACCGTGGCCGCCGCTGGCCCCCGGCTCCAAGCTTCCCGCCCTGGGGCGGCCGCGCACTCcctctcctgtcttcagtctccaGCGATCCTGCCCCCGATGGTCTCACGGGTTGGGTTGTTGGGGGGGTTgttctgggagggagggggggtcaaATATTTATGTGGTTTTGTGTTTTCGGCAGCAAGAGTTTCCGATGCCCGGCGGGGTCTCAGCGCTCCTGGAGGGAGATGTAGGGAACCCACTGGTTGTTCCCCCTACTTTCTTCGCAGTAACTGGCCACCTCCACCAGGCCGTGGCTTTTCCAGGTGTCTGTATGAGGGTTCTGTGGGAGGGCGAGAAGAGGGGGTTCAGCAGGAGCCCCAAGGAGTGGGTGGGGAGTGTCCCTCTCCCAGGGCTCCCATGGGGAAAACAGGCTGGCTCAAAATAACTCGCTAGGTGAAGAGGCCTGGAGGCCAGCAGGTTGCCCACGGGACATGCCAAGCGTGGCTGAACGCTGAGCTGGTGCACACCGGCCAGCTCCACTTTGTTGACAAACACGGGCCCAGGtgccgggtgggggtggggcagggcggaGCCCCAGTTTGCTCACCGTGACCAGGAGACAGTGCAGGTCCCGGGCCTCGGTGGTGCCCTGGGTCTCGGCCGGCTCACCCAGCAGCTGCGCCAGGCGCTGCATCCCCGACACCCGCACGATGTCGATGTCGTTGTCGCAGCAGAAGGACTGAATAAGCGTAAAGTGGATCTGCAGGGCAATGTCGTCCTCCTCTTCCTCGTCGATGGCCAGGAGGCACAGGACCACGCTGTCAGGATCCCTGAGGGGCCAGAGGGGGATGGGTGGGTCAGCTTGGGGACTCGGAAGGGCCCCCCTTCTCGTGCGGCGGGGAGTTTGCAAAAGCAGAGAGCAACTGCAGGTGTGCAGGGGATGGCATCTGCAAGCAgatgctggggtgggggagaagacGCTCGGTTCAAAGGCCGGGTGTGGGTGGGGGGTAAGTCAGGGACATAAACAGGCGACTGTTTGCAAGTGATGTAGCCCCAGCATACTGCAGCCTCCacgcctca is a genomic window of Ovis canadensis isolate MfBH-ARS-UI-01 breed Bighorn chromosome 5, ARS-UI_OviCan_v2, whole genome shotgun sequence containing:
- the GADD45B gene encoding growth arrest and DNA damage-inducible protein GADD45 beta, producing MTLEELVACDNAAQKMQTVSAAVEELLVAAQRQDRLTVGVYESAKLMNVDPDSVVLCLLAIDEEEEDDIALQIHFTLIQSFCCDNDIDIVRVSGMQRLAQLLGEPAETQGTTEARDLHCLLVTNPHTDTWKSHGLVEVASYCEESRGNNQWVPYISLQER